One window of Candidatus Leptovillus gracilis genomic DNA carries:
- a CDS encoding ATP-binding cassette domain-containing protein yields MSEPILTTRDLQKSYGNNQAVCGISFNVLRGEIFSLLGPNGAGKTTTISMLSCLLTPTAGSASIAGLDIPRDSLAIRQIIGVVPQEIALYEELTARQNLHFWGQMYNMSGKALKHRVDEVLEQVNLADRGNDRVETYSGGMKRRINIAVGLLHKPQLLFMDEPTVGIDPQSRRRILDMVRDLRDLGMTVLYTTHYMEEAEELSDRVGIMDHGRLIALGTQDELKQVVGSQETVRLNFGEGHEANGHADLFVGTEGILAANSVNGEIVLSVREAAAVLPAIVTRANGAGLPIRAIEIEEPNLEAVFLHLTGRALRD; encoded by the coding sequence ATGTCTGAACCGATTCTCACAACCAGAGATTTACAGAAATCCTATGGTAATAACCAGGCCGTGTGCGGCATTTCTTTTAATGTGCTGCGCGGCGAGATTTTTAGTCTGTTGGGGCCAAACGGCGCCGGCAAAACCACCACCATCTCTATGCTGAGCTGCCTGCTTACACCCACGGCCGGTTCCGCCAGCATTGCCGGGCTGGACATTCCCCGCGACAGTCTGGCGATTCGCCAGATTATCGGCGTTGTTCCCCAAGAGATCGCCCTATATGAAGAGCTGACCGCGCGCCAGAACCTGCATTTTTGGGGCCAGATGTACAACATGAGCGGTAAGGCGCTGAAGCATCGCGTGGATGAGGTGCTGGAGCAGGTCAATCTGGCGGATCGGGGTAACGACCGGGTGGAGACCTATTCCGGCGGCATGAAACGGCGTATCAACATTGCCGTGGGCTTGCTGCACAAGCCGCAGCTCCTGTTTATGGACGAACCGACGGTGGGCATTGATCCACAAAGTCGGCGGCGCATTCTGGACATGGTGCGCGACCTGCGCGACCTGGGCATGACGGTGCTGTACACCACCCATTACATGGAAGAGGCCGAGGAGTTGTCGGACCGGGTGGGCATTATGGATCACGGCCGTCTCATCGCCCTCGGTACTCAAGATGAACTGAAACAGGTGGTCGGTTCCCAGGAAACGGTGCGGCTCAATTTTGGTGAAGGCCATGAGGCCAACGGCCACGCCGACCTGTTTGTCGGCACGGAAGGCATTTTGGCGGCCAATTCGGTGAACGGCGAGATTGTGCTGTCGGTGCGCGAAGCGGCGGCCGTTTTACCGGCCATTGTCACGCGGGCCAACGGCGCCGGGCTGCCCATTCGGGCCATCGAAATTGAAGAGCCGAACCTGGAAGCCGTTTTCTTGCACCTGACCGGGCGGGCCTTAAGAGACTGA
- a CDS encoding alpha/beta hydrolase, with protein MAYCHLECLFRPEQETRSPVVFVHGFPDSPEMWRAYTAPAERERPWLAGRAIYTFAFPNRQTRPEPIPSWRDVRRGVLDDELAAAFTEVITSSPTGQIIPIVHDLGATATWRYARRRRGQVAFEKLVSFSVGAWLRYDLAEHGLRAFTWLYQVIYIAPYTTRLRPLQNLLAFLLTRAAGYQSDSAAEVWRDTYHYWEGWLWPLRLPFYLLGAGWERPFLNFPFPVLFMRSQIDRIATTEAFEVELQRRPDCRCIVLPDVTHWFPEQRPELVLPELRAFLHDE; from the coding sequence ATGGCTTATTGTCACCTGGAATGTCTATTCCGACCGGAGCAGGAAACACGTAGTCCGGTGGTTTTTGTTCACGGGTTCCCCGATTCACCGGAGATGTGGCGGGCGTATACGGCCCCGGCAGAACGGGAACGGCCGTGGTTGGCCGGCCGGGCTATTTACACCTTTGCCTTCCCCAATCGCCAAACACGCCCGGAGCCGATCCCATCCTGGCGTGACGTGCGCCGGGGCGTGCTGGACGATGAACTGGCCGCCGCCTTTACCGAGGTGATCACCAGCAGCCCGACGGGACAAATCATTCCCATTGTCCATGATCTGGGAGCGACGGCCACCTGGCGTTATGCGCGCCGCCGCCGCGGACAGGTGGCGTTTGAGAAGCTGGTCAGCTTTTCGGTGGGCGCGTGGCTGCGTTATGATCTGGCGGAGCATGGGCTGCGGGCGTTCACCTGGTTGTATCAGGTAATTTATATTGCGCCGTATACGACACGGTTACGGCCGTTGCAAAATCTGCTGGCGTTCCTCCTGACCCGCGCCGCCGGCTATCAGTCCGACAGCGCCGCCGAGGTGTGGCGCGACACGTACCATTATTGGGAAGGCTGGCTGTGGCCGCTGCGCCTGCCGTTTTATCTGTTAGGCGCGGGCTGGGAACGGCCGTTTCTCAATTTCCCCTTCCCCGTTTTGTTCATGCGCAGCCAGATAGACCGCATTGCCACCACTGAAGCCTTCGAGGTGGAATTGCAGCGCCGCCCCGACTGCCGCTGCATCGTCCTGCCGGATGTCACCCATTGGTTCCCGGAACAGCGGCCGGAGTTGGTCCTGCCAGAGTTACGCGCTTTTTTGCATGATGAGTGA
- the murJ gene encoding murein biosynthesis integral membrane protein MurJ: protein MLEPTDRALEEQPIPDSIREDGGVVKAAAILAAGNVVSRMLGLVRETVKANAFGASGLLAAYEIAAYIPISLFDLIIGGMVNSSLVPVFSDYASKERRDELWRVLSMVLSAATLLLLLVVGVVELFTPQIAWLIGARNFTDPELTAVSIRLMRLATPAVLFMSLASILSGALYALKRFAVPAFIGAVLNGAIVVAALLRPDHVESLVWGLLIGSFLQIVLQLPALRDARLRWQLNLRHPAIRRILKLYAPIVAGLVITQISIALSYNLATRTGDDSVAYMRYATTLFQFPLGLVVTALSVAILPTLSRQAENRLGDFKHTLSDGLRLVITLILPATAGLYALALPIVALLFERGEFTPANTLITARVLQFYLLGLPFAAIDQMLVFASYARKDTLRPALVGVVAIVVYLGTAVALIRPLGLYSLMVADAVKHIVHTLIMAWLLNRSLRGLRGYGIATAAVKSLGAALVTGLAAYGAMTLLLPRLPMTSLLNHIVLVLAGGLAGLAGYTVMVFALDIQIAKALPSLLRRRS, encoded by the coding sequence TTGCTAGAACCCACAGACAGAGCACTGGAAGAGCAGCCCATCCCCGACTCCATCCGTGAAGATGGCGGCGTGGTCAAGGCTGCGGCCATCCTGGCGGCTGGCAACGTGGTCAGCCGCATGTTGGGGTTGGTACGGGAAACGGTAAAAGCCAACGCTTTTGGCGCGTCTGGCCTGTTGGCCGCTTACGAAATCGCCGCTTACATCCCCATCAGCCTGTTCGATCTGATCATCGGCGGCATGGTCAACTCCTCCCTGGTCCCGGTGTTCAGCGATTATGCCAGCAAAGAGCGGCGCGATGAGCTGTGGCGCGTGTTGAGCATGGTACTCAGCGCGGCCACGCTGCTGCTGCTGTTGGTGGTAGGGGTGGTGGAACTGTTTACGCCGCAGATCGCCTGGTTGATTGGTGCGCGTAATTTTACCGATCCGGAGTTAACGGCCGTTTCCATCCGTCTCATGCGCCTGGCCACTCCGGCGGTGCTGTTTATGAGCCTGGCCAGCATCCTCAGCGGGGCGCTGTATGCCCTCAAACGCTTCGCTGTGCCCGCCTTCATCGGCGCCGTGCTGAATGGGGCCATTGTTGTGGCTGCCCTGCTGCGCCCCGACCATGTAGAAAGCCTGGTCTGGGGGCTGCTGATTGGCTCTTTCCTGCAAATTGTGCTGCAGCTGCCGGCGCTGCGCGACGCCCGGCTGCGCTGGCAGCTTAATCTGCGCCATCCGGCCATCCGCCGCATCCTCAAGCTCTACGCGCCCATCGTCGCCGGGCTGGTCATCACCCAAATCTCCATCGCCCTCAGCTACAACCTGGCGACGCGCACCGGCGACGACAGCGTGGCCTACATGCGCTACGCCACCACGCTGTTCCAATTTCCGTTGGGGCTGGTCGTCACGGCGCTGTCGGTGGCGATTTTGCCCACGCTTTCGCGTCAGGCGGAAAATCGCCTGGGCGATTTTAAGCACACCCTGTCCGATGGCTTGCGGCTGGTGATCACCCTGATTTTGCCGGCGACGGCCGGTTTGTATGCCCTGGCGCTGCCCATCGTGGCCCTGTTGTTCGAGCGAGGCGAATTTACGCCGGCCAACACACTCATTACGGCGCGGGTGCTGCAATTTTACCTCTTAGGGCTGCCCTTTGCGGCCATTGACCAGATGTTGGTCTTTGCCTCATATGCGCGCAAGGACACCCTGCGGCCGGCCCTGGTGGGGGTGGTGGCGATTGTGGTCTACTTGGGCACGGCCGTTGCCCTCATCCGCCCCCTCGGTTTATACAGCCTGATGGTCGCCGACGCCGTCAAACACATCGTCCATACGCTGATTATGGCCTGGCTGCTCAACCGCTCCTTGCGCGGTTTGCGCGGTTATGGCATCGCCACGGCCGCCGTAAAATCGTTGGGCGCGGCGCTGGTCACAGGTCTGGCGGCCTACGGCGCAATGACCCTGCTGCTGCCACGGCTGCCCATGACCAGTCTGCTGAATCACATTGTTCTGGTGCTGGCCGGCGGCCTGGCCGGGCTGGCTGGCTACACAGTCATGGTTTTCGCCCTGGACATTCAGATCGCCAAAGCCCTACCCTCCCTGCTTCGCCGGCGAAGCTGA
- a CDS encoding AMP-binding protein, with translation MMDKPWLQQYDTQVPPSLKYPVLPLDHFLLHAAHKFPKRTAIITSAPLRDRQLAARQTYRQLNNMVNRFAAGLQQRQVRKGDRVAIALPNCAEFVIAAYAVWRIGGIVVGLNPNARLEDVAHVLDDSGSETLIIPQRLLPGVQSIRSRTNLRQVVISQAADFLPWPVKWNGRETVPRQFKANNSASTLSFRRVLRSKMARLKLVEVMPPDTAVILYPHVNAHNQPGISLSHRNLVCSATMSNHWLPLQPAQETVLALMPFYDSFGLTAVLTASVANAATLVLMHNPRDIGHSLQAIQQYRVTFLPGVPKLFQAVAEHSRQRQYNLSSIHLALSSKAALTLTLRQQFESLTGGRLLDAYGLTEAGGLVALDPYRNPRSDAVGVPLPDTDVQIADVSLGTEALSVGEIGEVLVRGPQVMSGYWQRPVITAEVVRTGPDGRSGWLFTGDLGYLDRDGYLHITAKRQDPLTRGAPRPLL, from the coding sequence ATGATGGATAAACCCTGGCTGCAACAGTATGACACACAAGTTCCCCCATCCTTGAAGTATCCGGTGCTGCCACTGGATCATTTTCTTCTGCACGCGGCGCATAAATTCCCCAAGCGTACCGCCATCATCACCAGCGCACCGCTGCGCGACCGCCAGTTGGCCGCTCGCCAGACCTACCGGCAGTTGAATAACATGGTCAATCGCTTTGCCGCCGGTTTGCAGCAGCGCCAGGTTAGAAAGGGGGATCGGGTCGCCATTGCCCTGCCCAACTGCGCCGAATTTGTGATTGCCGCTTATGCCGTTTGGCGGATTGGCGGCATTGTCGTCGGCCTGAATCCAAACGCGCGCCTGGAAGATGTGGCCCACGTATTGGACGATTCTGGCAGCGAAACGCTGATTATCCCCCAGCGACTTTTGCCCGGCGTGCAGTCTATCCGCAGCCGGACGAACTTGCGGCAGGTAGTTATTAGCCAGGCGGCGGATTTTTTGCCCTGGCCGGTGAAGTGGAACGGCCGTGAAACAGTTCCGCGCCAGTTTAAGGCGAACAACAGCGCTTCGACGCTCTCGTTCAGGCGGGTGCTGCGCAGCAAGATGGCCCGGTTGAAGCTGGTGGAAGTGATGCCACCGGATACGGCCGTTATCCTCTATCCCCACGTCAACGCCCATAATCAGCCCGGCATCAGCCTATCCCATCGTAATCTGGTGTGCAGCGCCACCATGTCGAACCACTGGCTGCCGCTGCAGCCCGCCCAGGAAACCGTCCTGGCGCTGATGCCGTTTTATGATTCGTTTGGCCTGACGGCCGTGCTTACCGCCAGCGTCGCCAACGCCGCTACCCTGGTCCTGATGCACAATCCCCGCGACATCGGCCACAGCCTGCAAGCCATCCAGCAGTACCGCGTCACCTTCCTCCCCGGCGTACCGAAATTATTTCAGGCAGTGGCCGAACACAGCCGACAGCGCCAATACAACCTTTCTTCCATCCATCTGGCCCTGAGCAGCAAAGCCGCCCTGACGCTGACGCTGCGCCAACAGTTCGAGAGCCTGACCGGCGGCCGGCTCCTCGACGCCTATGGCCTGACCGAGGCTGGCGGATTGGTGGCGTTGGACCCCTACAGGAACCCCAGATCAGACGCTGTTGGCGTCCCCTTGCCAGATACCGATGTACAGATCGCTGACGTATCGCTGGGCACAGAAGCCCTGTCTGTCGGCGAAATTGGCGAAGTGTTGGTGCGCGGCCCTCAGGTGATGAGTGGTTATTGGCAGCGGCCGGTCATCACAGCCGAGGTGGTGCGTACCGGCCCAGACGGCCGCAGCGGCTGGCTGTTCACCGGCGATCTGGGCTACCTGGACCGGGATGGCTATCTGCACATCACCGCCAAACGCCAGGACCCGCTCACCCGCGGCGCGCCCCGCCCGCTGCTGTAA
- a CDS encoding FHA domain-containing protein → MLEKVYQLIIRKGPQVGRIIPLSAPVITLGRDPAADITVDDPEVSRLHARLVETEEGYRLEDLGSTNGTFVAGRNISAGPILLEPDQEVQIGSGVVLLYQLLDVAEDAAVMTMLAEPAPVDEKGELLVTAVSATEPLPSAEPDFTDPMLPPSFDDLPAHEEAPPLHEEAATTNKDTIPGESSDADEPVYPLLALPDVPVLPDLSDLPELAELTPDPPRLRAPRVIPAAEPPVVQAQSGANTGKRIVGILAVVLLLLTCCCCGFFIFMYQWGGDWLLRQIGFLP, encoded by the coding sequence GTGTTAGAAAAAGTGTATCAGCTCATCATCCGCAAGGGGCCACAAGTTGGTCGAATCATTCCCTTGTCGGCGCCGGTCATCACCCTGGGGCGTGACCCGGCGGCCGACATCACCGTAGACGACCCAGAAGTGTCTCGTCTGCACGCCCGCCTGGTTGAAACCGAAGAAGGCTACCGCCTGGAGGACCTGGGCAGCACCAATGGCACGTTTGTCGCTGGGCGCAACATCAGCGCCGGGCCGATTTTGCTGGAGCCAGACCAGGAGGTGCAAATTGGCAGCGGCGTGGTGCTGCTTTATCAACTGCTGGATGTGGCCGAAGACGCCGCGGTGATGACGATGTTGGCCGAACCGGCGCCGGTGGATGAGAAGGGAGAACTGCTGGTAACGGCCGTTTCCGCTACCGAACCCCTACCCTCCGCCGAACCAGACTTCACCGACCCGATGCTGCCCCCCAGCTTCGACGACCTGCCGGCGCACGAAGAGGCGCCGCCTCTCCATGAGGAAGCCGCTACAACCAACAAAGACACCATCCCAGGCGAGTCGTCGGACGCCGATGAACCCGTCTACCCGCTGCTGGCCTTGCCAGACGTTCCCGTTCTACCCGACCTGTCGGACTTGCCAGAATTGGCCGAATTGACGCCGGACCCACCGCGCTTGCGCGCGCCCAGAGTCATCCCCGCGGCCGAACCGCCGGTGGTGCAGGCGCAGTCGGGCGCCAATACCGGCAAACGCATCGTCGGTATTTTGGCGGTTGTGCTGCTGCTGCTCACCTGCTGCTGCTGCGGCTTTTTTATCTTCATGTACCAATGGGGCGGTGATTGGCTCTTGCGCCAGATTGGATTCTTGCCCTGA
- a CDS encoding fructose-1,6-bisphosphatase produces the protein MDVSAEKLAYLTLLARQYPTIRAASTEIIDLSAKLQLPKGTEHFVSDIHGEYEAFLHVLKNGSGSIKRRIDELFVYDLTEQEKRDLATLIYYPEKKLAHILDKTGNPDAWYRITLFRLIRLCRNLASKYTRADVRAALPAGFANIIEELLHEQEGSDNKLDYYRRIIETIIAIGQANDFIVALSELIQRLAIARLHVIGDVYDRGPGAHIIMDTLMAYHELDIQWGNHDIVWMGAAAGSAACIANVIRTALRYANMETLENGYAISMLPLATFAMDMYGSDPCHRFQPKISGEAQFTHNEIQLMAKMHKAIAIIQLKLEAQIIQRRPHFEMQDRLLLDKIDGETGTALVDGRSYPLLDTHFPTVDPANPYELTPDEANTVARLQQSFAISEKLQQHVRFLFSRGSMYLVYNGNLLYHGCIAMEEDGSFMSARVGGQEYAGRAFVDRLDRLARQGYFSADPDEKRYGQDVMWYLWSGAKSPIFGKNKMATFERYFIAAESTHKEEKNAYFAWRDREETAVRILREFGLDPDTAHIINGHVPVQVRKGESPIKAGGKLLVIDGGLAKAYHKITGIAGYTLIFNSYGLLLASHEPFESQQLAIEEGIDMQTQTEILERNRLRIRVKDTDEGRLIQQRIDSLKELLGAYRTGLIKEA, from the coding sequence ATGGACGTTTCCGCCGAAAAATTAGCCTACCTCACCTTATTGGCCCGGCAGTATCCCACCATCCGCGCCGCCTCCACGGAAATCATTGACCTCAGCGCCAAGTTGCAGCTCCCCAAAGGCACAGAACATTTCGTCTCCGACATTCACGGCGAATACGAAGCCTTCCTCCACGTCCTCAAAAATGGCTCCGGTTCCATCAAGCGGCGCATAGATGAATTATTCGTCTACGACCTGACCGAGCAGGAAAAACGAGACCTGGCGACGCTGATCTACTACCCGGAAAAAAAGCTGGCCCATATACTGGACAAAACTGGCAATCCCGATGCCTGGTATCGCATCACCCTCTTTCGCCTGATCCGCTTATGCCGCAACCTGGCCTCCAAATACACCCGCGCCGACGTGCGCGCCGCCCTGCCGGCCGGGTTTGCCAATATCATCGAAGAGCTGCTGCATGAGCAAGAAGGCAGCGACAATAAGTTAGATTATTACCGACGCATCATCGAAACCATCATCGCCATTGGGCAGGCCAATGACTTTATCGTCGCTTTGTCGGAATTGATTCAGCGGCTGGCGATTGCCCGCCTGCATGTCATCGGCGATGTGTATGATCGCGGCCCTGGGGCGCACATCATCATGGATACGCTGATGGCTTACCATGAGCTGGATATTCAATGGGGCAATCATGACATTGTGTGGATGGGGGCGGCGGCCGGCAGCGCGGCGTGCATCGCCAACGTCATTCGCACGGCGCTGCGTTATGCCAACATGGAGACGTTGGAGAATGGCTACGCCATCAGTATGCTGCCGTTGGCGACCTTTGCCATGGATATGTATGGCAGCGACCCGTGCCATCGTTTCCAGCCTAAAATTAGCGGCGAGGCGCAGTTTACCCACAACGAGATTCAGTTGATGGCAAAGATGCACAAGGCGATTGCCATCATTCAACTGAAGCTGGAGGCGCAAATTATTCAGCGACGGCCGCATTTTGAGATGCAAGACCGGCTGTTGTTGGACAAGATTGATGGCGAAACGGGCACGGCGCTGGTAGACGGCCGTAGCTACCCCTTGCTAGACACCCATTTCCCCACCGTGGACCCGGCCAACCCCTATGAGTTAACGCCCGACGAAGCCAATACCGTCGCCCGGCTGCAGCAATCCTTCGCCATCAGCGAAAAGTTGCAGCAGCATGTGCGTTTTCTCTTTTCGCGGGGGAGCATGTATCTGGTGTACAACGGCAATTTGCTCTACCACGGCTGCATCGCCATGGAAGAGGATGGTTCCTTTATGTCGGCGCGGGTTGGCGGGCAGGAATATGCCGGCCGGGCGTTTGTAGACCGCCTGGACCGGTTGGCGCGGCAGGGGTATTTCAGCGCCGACCCGGACGAAAAACGCTACGGCCAGGATGTGATGTGGTATCTGTGGAGCGGGGCCAAATCGCCCATTTTTGGCAAAAACAAAATGGCGACCTTTGAGCGATATTTCATCGCCGCTGAAAGCACGCACAAGGAAGAGAAGAATGCTTATTTTGCCTGGCGGGATCGGGAGGAAACGGCCGTTAGAATCCTACGCGAATTTGGGCTAGACCCGGACACAGCCCACATCATCAACGGCCACGTGCCGGTGCAGGTGCGCAAGGGGGAAAGCCCTATCAAAGCGGGTGGCAAGCTGTTGGTGATAGATGGCGGGCTGGCCAAGGCGTACCACAAAATCACCGGCATTGCCGGTTACACGCTCATCTTCAACTCCTACGGGCTGCTGTTGGCCTCCCACGAACCGTTTGAATCGCAGCAGTTGGCGATTGAAGAAGGGATTGATATGCAAACACAAACGGAAATCCTGGAACGCAACCGCCTGCGCATCCGCGTGAAGGACACCGACGAGGGGCGGCTGATTCAGCAGCGCATAGACAGCCTGAAAGAACTGCTGGGCGCGTACCGCACCGGCTTGATCAAAGAGGCGTGA
- a CDS encoding ABC transporter permease, protein MKKILQISWKDLIVLFRDRGALVLMLGAPFVLTLGLGLITGSFSGGSSGLTGIALVIVNEDDGALGQALVDAFYSADLADLLMPDTAVSPAAARQLVDDDQVAAAVIIPAGFTNSILPDTAGSLGEAAQIEVYANPARTISAGVISSIVEGFVYQVETGLVSVNVAMTQMVMNGRIAPNDSATLMRLGQEMAQRQLSQGSAASLIQIQRDTAATQANNNINFLAYIAPGMAVAFLMYTVALGGRSILAERDKGTLSRLLISPTSTTQILAGKVVGIFLTGVAQVSVLIAACALLFNLRWGNLPGVALLIVTVAAAATGWGLLLASLANRPGQVASFGTALMLTFGILGGSFVQIPFTGFLAQLSKITPNAWAIQGFTTLYQGGAVTDIVPDLIALLVMAAVLFIAASIIFQRRSGALIAR, encoded by the coding sequence ATGAAAAAAATTCTACAAATTAGCTGGAAAGATTTAATTGTATTATTCCGCGACCGGGGGGCGCTGGTGTTGATGTTGGGCGCGCCGTTTGTGCTGACATTGGGTCTGGGGCTGATTACCGGCTCATTTTCCGGCGGCAGCAGCGGACTGACCGGTATCGCCCTGGTGATTGTGAATGAGGATGATGGCGCGTTGGGTCAGGCGTTGGTAGACGCCTTCTATTCGGCCGATCTGGCTGATTTGCTGATGCCAGACACGGCCGTTTCCCCCGCCGCCGCCCGCCAATTGGTAGACGACGACCAGGTTGCCGCGGCCGTCATCATTCCCGCCGGGTTTACCAACAGCATCTTGCCAGACACCGCTGGCAGCCTGGGCGAGGCGGCGCAGATTGAGGTGTACGCCAATCCGGCCCGCACCATCAGCGCCGGGGTTATCAGCAGCATCGTCGAGGGGTTTGTCTACCAGGTGGAAACCGGTCTGGTGAGCGTAAACGTGGCGATGACGCAGATGGTGATGAACGGCCGTATCGCGCCCAACGACTCTGCCACCCTGATGCGCCTGGGGCAAGAAATGGCCCAACGCCAGCTAAGCCAGGGCAGCGCCGCCTCGCTCATCCAAATTCAACGCGACACGGCCGCGACCCAGGCCAACAACAACATCAATTTCCTGGCTTATATCGCCCCCGGCATGGCGGTTGCCTTCCTGATGTACACCGTCGCCTTAGGCGGCCGCAGCATCCTGGCCGAGCGCGACAAAGGCACGTTGTCCCGCCTGCTCATTTCTCCCACGTCGACCACACAAATCCTGGCCGGCAAGGTGGTAGGCATTTTCCTGACGGGCGTCGCCCAGGTCAGCGTTCTCATCGCCGCCTGCGCGCTGTTGTTTAATTTGCGTTGGGGCAATTTACCCGGCGTCGCCCTGCTAATTGTGACGGTGGCGGCGGCGGCCACTGGCTGGGGGCTGCTGCTGGCTTCGTTAGCCAACCGGCCAGGCCAGGTAGCCAGCTTTGGTACGGCGCTCATGCTTACCTTTGGCATCTTGGGCGGCAGCTTTGTGCAGATTCCTTTTACCGGCTTTCTGGCCCAACTCAGCAAAATTACACCCAACGCCTGGGCCATCCAGGGCTTTACTACCTTGTACCAGGGGGGCGCGGTAACAGACATTGTCCCCGACCTGATCGCCTTGCTTGTCATGGCGGCCGTTTTATTCATCGCCGCGTCTATCATCTTCCAACGCCGCTCCGGCGCTTTGATTGCGCGGTAA
- a CDS encoding pyridoxamine 5'-phosphate oxidase family protein, producing MMSEEFPTPPLNHVRRQDRAVSDETWLRALLHRAPIGYLATQHDGQPFINSNLFVYDEAAHVVYMHTAKTGRTPTNVADNGRFCFTVTEMGRLLPAAVALEFSVEYASVVLFGTAVLVSDEAEATYGLQRLLDKYAPHLTPGQDYRPPVAEELKRTAVFRLNIESWSGKKKEVAADFPGAYAYESATGKMG from the coding sequence ATGATGAGTGAAGAATTCCCCACGCCGCCCCTTAACCATGTGCGCCGCCAGGACCGGGCGGTGAGCGATGAAACCTGGCTGCGCGCCCTGCTGCACCGCGCCCCCATAGGCTACCTGGCGACACAGCACGACGGCCAGCCCTTCATCAACAGCAATCTGTTTGTCTATGACGAGGCCGCCCATGTGGTGTACATGCACACCGCCAAAACCGGGCGCACGCCAACCAACGTGGCCGATAACGGCCGTTTCTGTTTCACCGTCACGGAGATGGGGCGGCTGCTGCCGGCCGCGGTGGCTCTGGAATTTAGCGTGGAATATGCCAGCGTGGTGCTGTTTGGCACGGCCGTTCTCGTCAGCGACGAAGCCGAGGCGACTTATGGGCTGCAGCGGCTGCTGGACAAATACGCGCCGCACCTGACGCCGGGTCAGGATTATCGCCCGCCGGTGGCCGAGGAGTTGAAGCGCACGGCCGTTTTCCGCCTGAACATCGAAAGCTGGAGCGGCAAAAAGAAAGAGGTCGCCGCCGATTTTCCGGGGGCATATGCGTATGAATCGGCGACTGGCAAAATGGGATGA
- a CDS encoding RNA-binding protein, whose protein sequence is MAKKVYVGNLSFSATEEDVRDLFSEYGEVESVAMINDRDTGRFRGFCFVEMAPSAADAAIAALDGKEIGGRNLRVNEARPREERSGGGGNRGGDSRGGGGRSDSRGGGGRSDSRGGGGRSDSGGGYGRRNDYSDRDSGGRRW, encoded by the coding sequence TTGGCAAAGAAAGTTTACGTAGGGAATTTGTCGTTCTCGGCCACAGAAGAAGATGTTCGTGACCTGTTTTCGGAATATGGTGAGGTTGAATCAGTCGCCATGATTAACGACCGGGATACCGGCCGTTTTCGTGGTTTCTGCTTCGTCGAGATGGCCCCTTCTGCGGCTGATGCAGCGATTGCTGCTTTAGACGGCAAAGAGATTGGTGGCCGTAATTTGCGCGTCAACGAAGCGCGCCCCCGTGAAGAACGCAGCGGTGGCGGCGGCAATCGTGGCGGCGACAGCCGTGGTGGTGGTGGTCGTAGTGACAGCCGTGGCGGTGGTGGTCGTAGTGACAGCCGTGGCGGTGGCGGTCGGAGTGACAGCGGTGGTGGTTACGGCCGTCGCAATGATTACTCGGACAGAGATAGTGGTGGCCGCCGTTGGTAA
- the pdxH gene encoding pyridoxamine 5'-phosphate oxidase encodes MSTTSPAAVDPLALFAAWYDEAQSHNLPQPNAMVLSTVSADGEASSRLMLLRSFDATGFVFYTGLETQKAQDLAAHPQAALLFPWLALRRQVRIQGTAVPLPSGDVWRYFATRPRSSQLGAWLTQSGGAVSSRAALQDMLAQLKQRFQAGQIPLPGAWGGYRLEPYRYEFWQEQPDHIPDRMAFTWQADGHWQRQQLIP; translated from the coding sequence TTGTCAACAACTTCACCCGCCGCCGTTGATCCGCTGGCCTTGTTTGCTGCCTGGTACGACGAAGCGCAGAGCCACAATCTGCCGCAGCCCAATGCCATGGTGTTGTCCACCGTCTCGGCTGATGGCGAGGCATCGTCGCGGTTGATGCTGCTGCGTAGTTTTGACGCCACCGGTTTTGTCTTTTACACCGGCCTGGAAACGCAAAAAGCCCAAGACCTGGCGGCCCACCCACAGGCGGCGCTGCTGTTTCCCTGGCTGGCTTTGCGGCGGCAAGTGCGCATACAGGGAACGGCTGTGCCCCTACCCAGCGGCGATGTATGGCGTTATTTTGCCACCCGGCCGCGCAGCAGCCAGCTTGGCGCCTGGCTCACCCAGTCCGGCGGGGCCGTTTCGTCCCGCGCCGCGCTGCAAGACATGCTGGCCCAACTGAAACAGAGATTCCAGGCGGGCCAGATTCCGCTGCCAGGCGCCTGGGGCGGCTACCGCCTGGAACCGTATCGCTATGAGTTTTGGCAGGAACAGCCTGACCACATCCCAGACCGCATGGCATTTACCTGGCAGGCAGACGGCCATTGGCAGCGCCAACAGTTGATTCCATAA